The DNA sequence CGGTCGGCCTCGGCAACTTTCTCCGGTTTCCCGTACAGGCAGTGAACAACGGAGGCGGGGCTTTTATCATCCCGTATCTCGTCTCCTTTCTTGTCATGGGCATTCCGCTTCTCTGGATTGAGTGGTCGATGGGACGCTTCGGAGGCAAGCAGGGAAACCACTCGACCCCCTACATTCTCGACAGCATGACGAAGGCCCGTTGGTTCAAATACTTCGGCGTGTTCGGCATCTGGACGAATCTGGCAGTTGCGGCCTACTACTGCTACATCGAATCATGGACGATGTCGTACGTCTACCACTCCATCATGCGCTCGTTCAGCGGCCTGACACAAACAGAAGTTGCCCAATTCTTCGTTAACTACCTCGACATCACCCAGTCATATACCGGAATACCGTTCGAAGCCGTGTTTTTCTACATCCTTTGCTTGTTGCTCAACACGTGGATACTCTCTCACGGACTGAGTGGCGGCGTGGAACGGGCAGCAAAGATAGGAATGCCCCTGCTCATTCTTTTCGGCTTTTTCCTTGCCATACGAGGCCTCACGTTGGGCACATCCGGTGCTTCACCCGAGCATCCCGATGCATCCGCCTGGGCAGGAATCGACTTCTTGTGGAATCCGCAATTTGATTCACTCAGCAACCCGAAGGTCTGGCTTGCCGCTGCGGGACAAATTTTCTTCACGCTTTCAGTCGGAATGGGGACCATTCACTGCTATGCTGCCTACGTCAAGGCAAAGGATGATATCGCCCTCAACGCAATGTCAGCAGGGTGGATGAACGAATTTGTAGAAGTCTGTTTGGGCAGCTTGATCGTTATCCCCATCGCCGCAGGGTATCTCGGACTTGATTGGGTGAAAGAGAATGCAGGATTCGGCATGGCATTTCAAACAATGCCGTTCCTCTTCGAAAATTGGGGTCCGTTTCTTGCGACAATGGCGGGTTTATTCTGGTTTGGACTTTTGTTCTTCGCGGGTATTACCTCCTCCCTTGCAATGGGAACTCCATGGATGGGATTTATGCAGGATGAATTCGGATGGAGCAGGCGGAAGTCCGCATGGTCATTTGGTACAATTACACTAATCCTCGGCATTCCAACTGTACTTTTTTACAGTTACGGCGTGTTCGATGAGTATGACTACTGGGCCGGAACCGTTTCACTTGTCGTGTTTGCCCTCGCAGAGTCAATCCTGTTTGCGTGGGTATTCGGGATGGATAAAGGCTGGCGGGAGATCACCAGCGGCGCAGATATGAAGGTGCCCGACATTTACAAGTTCATCATCAAGTGGGTAACGCCCTTTTTTCTTCTGTTTGTCTTCGTGGGCTCAATCTTCTCCCCGCTTGGCGGAGATTGGGCGGGTGCAATTGCCAGTCTGACCAGCGGAAACGGATGGCCGCTCGATAACGGCTCAATCATCCGGCAGCTTTTCAACAGCGGTTTGCGTGAACAAATTGCAGCGGCAACCGATCCGGCGGTAAAGGCGGGGCTCGAAACACGTCTCACATACATTATCGGCGCACGCATCCTTCTAACGACGGTATTCGTTGGAATCGCCTATCTTGTCTATCTTGCATACAAACGTCGAACAGCAACGGGGAGAGCATCATGACACCACTTGCAATCGGAACGATGGTAACAACCATGAGTATTATTGTGGCACTCACAGGATATTTTTTCATGAAGATGGTGAGAATGCCGCGCAAACCGGATGACGATACACAATGACCTGAAGATCACAAACATCCTCTAAGCGCCGGAGCCGGATCCTTCGATCCGGCTCTTGTGTTTCCGGTTTCACGCAGTCCATTGCATTGCTACACAGAATCCGGATTACGCTGTCTCTTGTAGAAATTGATAAGCCCGTTTGTAGAGGAGTCGTGGGCAACAACTCTTGCTTGTGTTGACAGTTCGGGCAGGATAGTTTTCGCGAGTTGCTTGCCCAATTCAACACCCCACTGGTCAAAAGAATTGATGTTCCAGATTATCCCCTGCACAAAGATCTTATGTTCATACAATGCAATCAACGAGCCGAGAACCCGAGGCGTCAGCTTCTTGAATACGAGTGAATTTGTCGGGCGGTTGCCGGGAAAAACTTTGTGGGGCAGAAGTGTCTTTATCTCTGCACGACTCAGTCCGGCGGCTTGAAGCTCCTCCCTCGCCTCCTTCGCCGTCTTTCCTCGCATTAACGCCTCCGTTTGGGCGAAGAAATTCGAAAGAAGAATCGTATGATGCTCTCCCCGGGGATTCTGTGATTCCATCGGAGCAAGGAAATCAGCCGGGATCAACTTCGTTCCTTGATGAATAAGTTGAAAGAATGCATGTTGCCCGTTTGTTCCGGGTTCACCCCAAATGACGGGGCCGGTTGAATACTCAACCTCCTTTCCTTCGCGATCGATATACTTGCCGTTGCTTTCCATATCGCCTTGTTGAAGATATGCAGGAAAACGATGGAGATATTGATCGTATGGAAGAATGGCATGAGTTTCCGCATCAAAGAAATTATTATACCAGACACCGAGAAGTGCAAGAATAACGGGAAGATTCTGCTCCGGCGGAGCGGAGCGGAAGTGTTCATCCATTTCAAAGGCGCCCTCCAGCAGTTCTTCAAAATTCTCGAACCCTATCGCTACGGCAATGGAGAGTCCGATCGCAGACCACAGCGAGTACCTCCCTCCAACCCAATCCCAGAAAGCGAACATATTCCTCGGATCAATGCCGAACCTCCCGACTTCGGCGGTATTCGTCGAGAGGGCGACAAAATGTTTCGCCACCGCCGTTTCATCGCGTGCGGATGTTAGGAACCACTGCCGTGCGGACAATGCATTGGTGAGTGTTTCCTGAGTGGTGAATGTCTTGGAAGCGATGATGAACAACGTTGTTTCAGGATTGCACAGTTTCAATGTTTCGGCAAGATGCGTCCCATCCACATTGGAGACAAACCGGAAGTTCAATCCGTGCAGCGCATACGGCTTCAGCGCTTCGGTGACCATCACGGGACCGAGGTCCGATCCCCCGATACCGATATTGACGACATCATGGATTGGTTTGCCGGTATACCCCCTCCAATCCCCATTCCGTACCGAATTGCTGAACTCCTTCATGTGGGCAAGCACCTTCCTGACATCGGGCATAACATCTTTTCCATCAACCACAATGGGACGGTTCAGACGGTTCCGCAAAGCAACATGCAGCACAGCACGATTCTCAGTGAAATTGATCTTCTCCCCCTTGAACATTTTATCGCGCCAGCCTTCAATATCGACATGCCGGGCAAGATCAAACAGAAGCCTCATGGTTTTTTCCGAGACACGATTCTTTGAGTAGTCGAGAAGAATACCGCAAGTCTTCATCGAGAATTTCTCGAAGCGTTGGGGATCCCGTGCAAACATAACGCGCATATGCTTGTCGGCCATCTTGGTGTGGTGTGCTGCAAGCGCTTTCCACGCCTTGGATTTCGTGAGCTTTGACATAGTGGTTTCTTCCGGGCTTGCTGTTGGTCTTCAGTAGTCGTGATGTGAATATAACGAGATGAGAGAGAAAACCCAACAGACGGCGCCTTGCTCTTCCTACTACAAATTTCTACTTTACGATAGCTCAAACGTCGAACTACCCATGAACTTCCAACTTTCCCGCCCCTTGGTTTTCTTTGATCTCGAAACTACGGGCACAGACTTCGTTGCTGACAGGATCGTGCAAATCTCCGTTCTGAAGATTCATCCCGAATTACCGGAGGAGTCACGGACGAGGCTCATCAATCCGGGAATGCCTATTCCGCCGGAAGCTTCGGCAATTCACGGGATAACAGACGGTACGGTCAGAGATCAGCCGCATTTCCGGGCGATTGTGCGGGGACTTTTCGACTTCTTTTCCGGTTGTGATCTTGCCGGCTACAACTCAAACTCCTTTGATGTGCCGTTCCTCGTGGAGGAATTTGCCCGTTGCGGAATCGAATTCCCGCAAGAGGGAACCAAACTCATCGACGTGTGCACAATCTTCAAGCGGAAAGAGGAACGAACTCTGACAGCTGCATACAAGTTCTATTGCGGAAAGATGCTTGAAAACGCCCACGATGCCGAAGCGGATGTTCGGGCAACTTTCGAAGTCTTCAAAGGGCAGCTTCACCGGTATGAGGATTTAGGTTCGGCTACAGTCGGTGAATTGCACAACTACTGCACGCGCGAGGAGATTGTTGACTATGCGCGCAAGCTGACGAAGAATGAAGCCGGCGAGATTGTGTTCAACTTCGGGAAGCACAAGAATCAGCCGATCGCGTCACAATTGGAGTATGCGAAGTGGATGGTGGAGAGTGATTTCCCTGAAGGCACAAAGATCATCCTGCGAAGAATCCTCACCGAACAATCAAGCTGAGAGCCATCACATACCCGTTGCCCGGGCGAGAGCGTCCAGTACAATGCCTGTTGTGATCACTTCCGGCAACACAATAGGCTCGGTTGGTCTGCCCGCCGGGAAAACCACATACAGCGGCACACCCGAGCGTCCGAACTTTTGCAGCAGCCGCGTGATTGCTTCATTCCGGTTTGTCCAATCCGCCTTCATGGAAATGATGTTATCCCCGTTCAGGCGTTCAACCACGGCTTTGTCGGCAAGAACGGTTTTTTCGTTGACTTTGCATGTGAGACACCATTCGGCCGTGAAATCAAGAAACACAGTCTTGTTCTCTCTCAAGTGTGATTCAAGACTTTCCACGGAGAAGGGATGCCATTCAACACCCGCGACGTTCTGCGGCGATGACGTTGCAATGCCGGAGGTGTCGGATTGCGCAAGAACATCGCGTGCTTCAAGTACATCACCGATAAACAGCTTGTAGCCTGCAATCACAAGAAGAATCGCCACCCCCCACGAGATGAAGTACTTGGTACGCGTTGCGGTGAGTGTCGCAAATCTTCCCACAATCCAACACGCTAATGCGACAAACAGGAGGAACGCAGCAGTCCAAATAACGGCCTCCATGCCAAGTTGCGAGCCGAGAACCTGCAACAACCAAACCATCGTTCCCATCATCAGAAAGCCCATGAACTGCTTCGCCGTCACCATCCACTCGCCCGGTTTCGGCAAGAACCTCATCCATTTCGGTTTTGCCGTGAGAATCAGATACGGAAGCGACATCCCGAACGCAACGCTGGCAAACAACAACAGAATGATGTACGCAGGCTGGGAGAATGCAAAGCCCATTGCAGAACCGAGAAACGGCGCTGTGCACGGTGTTGCGAGAATTGTCGCAAAGACACCCTCGGAAAATGAGGCGACGTAGCCACCATCTTTATCCCGTTTCTCAAGGGCACTGCCCAGCCCGACGAACGCAAGCATAAACGGAAGACTGATTTCAAACACTCCGAAGAGACTGAGGCCGAATGCAAAAACCACCGTACTCATGCCGATGACAAACAGCGGCTCCTGGAACTGAAAGCCCCACCCGACGTGCTCCCCCGCCGTCTTCAGAAAGATGACAAGCAGCGCAAGGACAAGAAATGAAGCAAGAATTCCGAAGGAGAAGAACCACCCGAGTCTCTTGACTCGCACCGGCTCGTCTCCCGACATTCTCACCAATCCGAAAATCTTCAGGCCGATAACCGGCAGAACGCATGGCATCACGTTCAACAAAAGGCCGCCGATAACAGCAAACAGAATGAACAGTGCCAACGATTGTTCGGATTGCGCTGTCTCGATTGTCGTAAATGTCTGATCGAACAAGCCGCCGCCACTCTGCAATGTCGACGAGCCGGACTCTCCTTCTATCGGAATTGTTGAAGTGAATTCCTTCGGAAGCGGGATTTCAACGGTGCCGGAGCGTAATTCCCCGCCCTGCAATTGATACAGCAATACGCCTTTCAACGTCAACGCCTCGTCAACCTTCTCATATGCTGATAACGGAATGCGAAGAACTGCACGCCGGCCGTCTGCTACCACGATCGTTCTGCCGAGAGACAGTTCATCCACAATTTCAGGAAAGAAATCAGGTATCTCGTCAGGCTTCACAAGCAGCGATTTTCCGACGGTAGCTTCAAGGGTTAGCACAATCTCGCGGTTCTTCGTTTCGGTCTTGAGTGAAAAATCCGTGCTCGGCAACAATGGCCGCGGGACTTGTGCCCTGTATTTCTCAAACAGTTCGGCATGTGCTTTCGTTGACATACGATCCGCTACCGGCAATGTCATTTCTACCTTTGCATCTCCCGGAATGCAAAGCTTCTCACATTCCAGCCAGCTCACATCAGCTTTCAATGTAACGGAAGTGCCACTCTTCAGCGACCGCGACGGAGTGATCTGAACCAGCAACATATTCTCGCCGGCGTAGCCGTACGTGAGAACATCGCCGCTTTCGTTGTACTTGTGCGGCAAGGGCCACTCAATCTCGCCGGCAATGAATCCGTCGGGCAACGTCCACTTGATCTCGGTCGGCAGCCCTGACTCACCGCCGTTCTTCCAGTACGTGTGCCATCCTTCATCCATGTTCATCAATACGCCTGCCGTGAAGGGAACGCCCGGCTGTATGGAGTGTACATCAGCGATGAGGGCAACTTGTGTGTGATGTTTTGTGTCTGCCGACTTAAAGAGCTGCGTCTGTGCAGTCGCGAAGGAGGGTGAAAGCAACAATACTATCAGAAGTGTCGAGACGACCATTTCAGAGCTGGAAATTAAAAAAACATACGGAAATACAGGGCTATTCTATATCATAATAGCCAAAACGAGAGGAATTTACAAGGAGAGCGGTGTGTGGTGAACGGTGCGGATACTATTTCTTCTCTTCATCTTCCCGATGCAAAAATTCCTGCTTCCTCCGCTTTCTGATAAGAAGAACGAAATAGGCGAATATGCCGAAAGCGATCAACGCAATAAGCAGAAGATTGTCTCTGAAGAAATCGATGTAGCCGGAATCCATTCTGAAGTTGAATAGGGGAAATAGCTAAAGAGTCGTACGAAAAACGGAGGTATTTGTTTCTTCCAAGTCCACAAGAATATAGCAATCACGCTATGAGTTTGCAAGAAGAAGTGGAAGGGGTTCCTGCGCGATCAACGCTTCAGCCATTCGGCAGCGAGTTCTTCTAAATCGTTCTTTGGAATTTTGGGAGATGCAAGAGCACCCGCAAGAATGCGTTGACGTAATGCTTCGTACAGACTCACTGCACAAGCGACGGAAATATTCAAACTTTGAATCATCCCCACCATCGGAATAACAAAATTGCAGTCTGCCTTTGCGGCAGCCTCCTCACTGAGGCCCCGATGCTCGTTCCCGAACACAAGGGCAATTTTTTGCGTCAAGTCGAGATCGTACAGGCTCACCCCGTCTGTCGCAAGATGTGTGGCATAGATTCTAAAACCTTCTGAACGCAGCGTGCTGTAGCATTCATCAACCGATGTATGCTTCCGTCGTTCCAGCCATTTGTTGGCACTGGATGAACTCTTCTTCCCGATGCGCGGGAATTTTTCAAGAGTGTAGAGAAGTTCGACACGCATAACGCCCACAGCATCACACGAGCGGAACACGGCGCTGACGTTGTGAGGATCGTGAATATTCTCCATCACAACAGTCAAATCCGGTTGACGATGCCGCAATACGCGATTGATTTTCCTAATTCGACGTTCGCTTCGCAGCATACATTATTCCCGTACCGGTTGTGGTTCCGCAAGGGCGGCATTTTCCCTCCGGATCTGCAGCAGAATGATCGCAACGATAACCAGAAACGCGCCGCCGGCCTGAACTCCGCTCAGCAGTTCTCCCAAGACAACAGCCGCCGTTCCGATTGCCACAACGGGTTCCAGCGTACTTGTAATGACTGCCCTAGATGGCACGATGTACCGCAGCCCTCCCGAAAAAAGAAGATTCGGAATCAATACTGATACCATGGCAAGAATGAACAAAACTCCCCAAATTTCCGGGTCAGGACTTTGTGCAGCGACGATCCACGGCGGATTGATGAAAAGCCAGAAGAGAGAAGCAAAGGCAATGCTGTAGAATGTGACAGTCAGGACGCTGTACCGCACAAGAAGATGCCGAGTCACAATGGTGAGAATCGAGAATGTTATGATGGAGCCGATACCGGTAAACAGCCCGAGACGTGAAATGCGCATGGTGGAAAGGTCGAGACCTGTCACTGTCAGAAAACATCCGACCAGGGAGAGAATCGCCGCAATCAATTTGAGGGTTGTGAATTTCTCTTCTTTCCTCCAAACTTCATACGCCATCACGAACAGAGGCGCAGTGTATTGAATTGTGATTGCCGTCCCGACTGTACTTTCCCTGATGGTGATGTAGTATGTCAGATTGGCTCCGGCCAAGCCGACAATACCCAGCAAGGCAAACCGTCCGACATCAGAAAAACGAATTCGCAAGTGCTGTTTCGAAAACAGGAGGAGGGCGATGAACATCACAACGCACGAGAATGAAGCACGAGCCTGCGCAAGCAATACGGCACCCAATTGCTGGCTCAGGAGGAACTTTGCAAGCGTTGCGGCTGCTCCCCAGAAACACGCCGCTCCGATAATCATCAGGTACCCTTTAAGATCTTTCATGCGCTGGGCGGTGTGTCAAGCGCTTCAGCTTTTCTTCGGCAGGACTCGGCCTTTTCATATTCACCTGCCAGCTCGTACAACCGGGCAAGCCGCTTGAGGAGTTGCGAAGGGTGAACTACGTTTTGAACTCCGGTGTTCACGAATTCGATAATCGAAGACAACGGGGGAATATTGAGGTCGGGTTCGTAGCAATCGCATGCATCAAGATACGGGTCGGGCTCGGCCGGCCGGGCCTGCGCAGACTTCTGAAAATAATGAAATGCCAAT is a window from the Bacteroidota bacterium genome containing:
- a CDS encoding RNA methyltransferase, translated to MLRSERRIRKINRVLRHRQPDLTVVMENIHDPHNVSAVFRSCDAVGVMRVELLYTLEKFPRIGKKSSSSANKWLERRKHTSVDECYSTLRSEGFRIYATHLATDGVSLYDLDLTQKIALVFGNEHRGLSEEAAAKADCNFVIPMVGMIQSLNISVACAVSLYEALRQRILAGALASPKIPKNDLEELAAEWLKR
- a CDS encoding sodium-dependent transporter, which produces MSSNNERWGSRVGLVLAMAGNAVGLGNFLRFPVQAVNNGGGAFIIPYLVSFLVMGIPLLWIEWSMGRFGGKQGNHSTPYILDSMTKARWFKYFGVFGIWTNLAVAAYYCYIESWTMSYVYHSIMRSFSGLTQTEVAQFFVNYLDITQSYTGIPFEAVFFYILCLLLNTWILSHGLSGGVERAAKIGMPLLILFGFFLAIRGLTLGTSGASPEHPDASAWAGIDFLWNPQFDSLSNPKVWLAAAGQIFFTLSVGMGTIHCYAAYVKAKDDIALNAMSAGWMNEFVEVCLGSLIVIPIAAGYLGLDWVKENAGFGMAFQTMPFLFENWGPFLATMAGLFWFGLLFFAGITSSLAMGTPWMGFMQDEFGWSRRKSAWSFGTITLILGIPTVLFYSYGVFDEYDYWAGTVSLVVFALAESILFAWVFGMDKGWREITSGADMKVPDIYKFIIKWVTPFFLLFVFVGSIFSPLGGDWAGAIASLTSGNGWPLDNGSIIRQLFNSGLREQIAAATDPAVKAGLETRLTYIIGARILLTTVFVGIAYLVYLAYKRRTATGRAS
- the pgi gene encoding glucose-6-phosphate isomerase, which encodes MSKLTKSKAWKALAAHHTKMADKHMRVMFARDPQRFEKFSMKTCGILLDYSKNRVSEKTMRLLFDLARHVDIEGWRDKMFKGEKINFTENRAVLHVALRNRLNRPIVVDGKDVMPDVRKVLAHMKEFSNSVRNGDWRGYTGKPIHDVVNIGIGGSDLGPVMVTEALKPYALHGLNFRFVSNVDGTHLAETLKLCNPETTLFIIASKTFTTQETLTNALSARQWFLTSARDETAVAKHFVALSTNTAEVGRFGIDPRNMFAFWDWVGGRYSLWSAIGLSIAVAIGFENFEELLEGAFEMDEHFRSAPPEQNLPVILALLGVWYNNFFDAETHAILPYDQYLHRFPAYLQQGDMESNGKYIDREGKEVEYSTGPVIWGEPGTNGQHAFFQLIHQGTKLIPADFLAPMESQNPRGEHHTILLSNFFAQTEALMRGKTAKEAREELQAAGLSRAEIKTLLPHKVFPGNRPTNSLVFKKLTPRVLGSLIALYEHKIFVQGIIWNINSFDQWGVELGKQLAKTILPELSTQARVVAHDSSTNGLINFYKRQRNPDSV
- a CDS encoding 3'-5' exonuclease, which gives rise to MNFQLSRPLVFFDLETTGTDFVADRIVQISVLKIHPELPEESRTRLINPGMPIPPEASAIHGITDGTVRDQPHFRAIVRGLFDFFSGCDLAGYNSNSFDVPFLVEEFARCGIEFPQEGTKLIDVCTIFKRKEERTLTAAYKFYCGKMLENAHDAEADVRATFEVFKGQLHRYEDLGSATVGELHNYCTREEIVDYARKLTKNEAGEIVFNFGKHKNQPIASQLEYAKWMVESDFPEGTKIILRRILTEQSS
- a CDS encoding thioredoxin family protein yields the protein MVVSTLLIVLLLSPSFATAQTQLFKSADTKHHTQVALIADVHSIQPGVPFTAGVLMNMDEGWHTYWKNGGESGLPTEIKWTLPDGFIAGEIEWPLPHKYNESGDVLTYGYAGENMLLVQITPSRSLKSGTSVTLKADVSWLECEKLCIPGDAKVEMTLPVADRMSTKAHAELFEKYRAQVPRPLLPSTDFSLKTETKNREIVLTLEATVGKSLLVKPDEIPDFFPEIVDELSLGRTIVVADGRRAVLRIPLSAYEKVDEALTLKGVLLYQLQGGELRSGTVEIPLPKEFTSTIPIEGESGSSTLQSGGGLFDQTFTTIETAQSEQSLALFILFAVIGGLLLNVMPCVLPVIGLKIFGLVRMSGDEPVRVKRLGWFFSFGILASFLVLALLVIFLKTAGEHVGWGFQFQEPLFVIGMSTVVFAFGLSLFGVFEISLPFMLAFVGLGSALEKRDKDGGYVASFSEGVFATILATPCTAPFLGSAMGFAFSQPAYIILLLFASVAFGMSLPYLILTAKPKWMRFLPKPGEWMVTAKQFMGFLMMGTMVWLLQVLGSQLGMEAVIWTAAFLLFVALACWIVGRFATLTATRTKYFISWGVAILLVIAGYKLFIGDVLEARDVLAQSDTSGIATSSPQNVAGVEWHPFSVESLESHLRENKTVFLDFTAEWCLTCKVNEKTVLADKAVVERLNGDNIISMKADWTNRNEAITRLLQKFGRSGVPLYVVFPAGRPTEPIVLPEVITTGIVLDALARATGM
- a CDS encoding EamA family transporter is translated as MKDLKGYLMIIGAACFWGAAATLAKFLLSQQLGAVLLAQARASFSCVVMFIALLLFSKQHLRIRFSDVGRFALLGIVGLAGANLTYYITIRESTVGTAITIQYTAPLFVMAYEVWRKEEKFTTLKLIAAILSLVGCFLTVTGLDLSTMRISRLGLFTGIGSIITFSILTIVTRHLLVRYSVLTVTFYSIAFASLFWLFINPPWIVAAQSPDPEIWGVLFILAMVSVLIPNLLFSGGLRYIVPSRAVITSTLEPVVAIGTAAVVLGELLSGVQAGGAFLVIVAIILLQIRRENAALAEPQPVRE